A stretch of the Haloplanus aerogenes genome encodes the following:
- a CDS encoding ribonuclease P protein component 1, giving the protein MALTPETLLRHELVGLHARVVESTNPDAVGISGRVVSETMRTLTLSDGDRVWQLPKQGTTVEFALPCTDEAADAAKASGTAPKLPSETASRTGQSDGCEDVAYVTVDGTRLLSRPALRTEKAGVSTWR; this is encoded by the coding sequence ATGGCGCTCACACCCGAGACCCTGCTCAGACACGAACTCGTCGGCCTGCACGCGCGGGTCGTCGAGTCGACCAATCCCGACGCCGTCGGGATCAGCGGCCGCGTCGTTAGCGAGACGATGCGGACGCTGACGCTGAGCGATGGGGATCGGGTGTGGCAACTCCCCAAACAGGGGACGACCGTCGAATTTGCCCTTCCGTGCACAGATGAAGCCGCCGACGCCGCGAAGGCGTCGGGGACCGCGCCCAAACTTCCGTCGGAAACTGCCAGCCGAACTGGTCAGTCTGACGGTTGCGAGGACGTGGCCTACGTTACGGTGGATGGCACACGACTGCTCTCACGACCCGCCTTGCGAACCGAGAAGGCAGGTGTATCCACATGGCGATAG
- the rpmC gene encoding 50S ribosomal protein L29, whose amino-acid sequence MAILHTEEIRDMTPAEREAELEDLETELLNAKAVQAAGGMPENPSRVGELKKTIARIKTIQREEGDI is encoded by the coding sequence ATGGCGATCCTGCACACCGAAGAGATCCGCGACATGACGCCCGCCGAACGCGAGGCGGAACTCGAGGACCTCGAGACGGAACTGCTGAACGCCAAGGCCGTCCAGGCCGCTGGCGGGATGCCGGAGAACCCGTCGCGCGTCGGCGAACTGAAAAAGACGATCGCGCGGATCAAGACGATCCAGCGCGAAGAGGGCGATATCTGA